The Pseudanabaena sp. ABRG5-3 genome includes the window ATCTCATCCTGTCAAAGGTTTAATGATGGCTGTGTTAAAGATCGATCACCAAAAACGCGAAGTGTCAGCCTTAATTCGTGCAGACGAGGATGTTGAGTATCCATCTCATCACCATGCAACGGGGGAAGAAATTTTTATGCTCCAAGGTGAGCTAATAGATCGCGGTGTTACTTACAGATCAGGGGACTATCTCTACTCTAAGGCTGGATCTGTTCATTCACCAACGGCGATCGCAGGCTGTATGTTTTTTGTAAAAACATCTTTAGATGATACTTTTCTATAAAAGTATTTTTAGGATGGGCGGTGCGAAGCGCCGCCCATCCTTACCTATTGAAATATGGGCTTGCTCCCCTTCATCCTGCGGGAGAAGGGTTGGTGGATGAGGGTTCCATGTAATATCAGTTATTTGGCTTTACGGGATTCTTTAAGTTGATCGTCAATGCGACGCAAAACACCATTGATAAATCGATAGCCATCTTCACTGCTATAACGCTTGGCTAGCTCGACCGCTTCATCGATCGCGATTTTACTCGCCACATTCAAAAACATCATTTCCGCAGTGGCAATCCGCAAAATATCTTTATCAACTTGGGCGAGGCGATCAATTTGCCAATTAACTAAGGCACTACTGATAGTTTCATCAATCTGCGATCGCTTAGTATTTACAGTTTTTAGAATATCGATCGTGTAGTTACGCACTTCAGCACGTTGAGATAGTACTAGCGTTATCGGAAATTCTAGAGCTGAACCAATATTATTGATCGCATTTTTAGTGAGATTAATCGCCTCACGTACCATTCCTTCGACTGCTTGAATATCTTGGCGGATGTCACCCGTGCGAGTTTCGCTAGAAGATATGCGCTCTTGACTGCGTTGCAGTTCAGCACTAGCGGTTTGTAATAATTCTTTAGTCTCATCGTGTAGCGATCGCACAACGGCGGTAACGATGTCGTCGAGGGTTTTAGTCTCTAGCTTTTGGGATTGGCTAGGTAATTGGTTGATACTAAACAGTGCGAGTTCGCGGGCGATGTGGCGGGGTTGCATATGAGGAGATAAAATTAAGCCAATTGCATATCTTATCATTCACTTTACGCACTGCAACTTATAAAAAATGACTCAGACCTTTACAGCTACCCTTCACCACCAAGGACAAACCTTTACTGTACCTGTCCCCGAAGATCAAGCAATTCTTGATGCAGCGATCGCCGCAGGTGTAGATTTACCCTGTTCATGTTATGCAGGGGTATGTACAACTTGTGCTGCTCAAATTGTGAAGGGTCAAGTTGACCAAAGCCAAGGCATGGGTATTGGCGGCATGGGTGAAGAACTAGATGCTAAGGGCTATATTCTCCTCTGCGTGTCATATCCCAAGTCTGATGTCGAAATCTACACCGACAAAGAGCAAGAAGTATACTCAATTCGTTTTGGCTCTGGTTCTAGCAGCTAAACCCCAAATTCAGATGACTCTTTAAGCCCAAGGCACTCATAATACTTAGCACATCGTACAAATTTTCACCCCCCTCAGTCCCCCCTTGAAAGGTGGGGAAGTTAAATCCTCCCCCTTGAAAGGGGGAGTTAGAGGGGGTTTTAAAGATGGTACATCAAGTATAAATGCCCTTAAAAATTAGGATTTTAGGAGGACTTTGGTAAATCATGATATTGCGGACTTATCTGTACAAGGTAACCTCGGAGTGAGGGATATCATTGCTATAGACGCAAAAATCTTGAGGATCAATACGCCATTTTCGCCAAGTTGTGATAACGTATTGGCACTTTCGTGCTGTCAAAATTGACCTCGCGCATAGTCCTATCCCCAATGCTCGCCATACCTCGGTCAGCCCGCGATCGCCATTATGTACATTAAAAATGTAGAACTCACCAGATTTAAGTCCTTTGGCTCGACCACATCGATCCCACTTTTGCAAGGGTTTACGGTAGTTTCGGGACCTAACGGGTCGGGCAAGTCAAATATTCTTGATGCGCTGTTATTTGCGCTAGGACTGGCAGGCTCAAAGGGGATGCGAGCCGATCGCTTGCCAGATTTGGTCAACCAAGCCCATAGCAAAAAGGGGCGAATGGTCGAGGCAATTGTGACTGTGACCTTTGCCCTCGAAGAAGAAGAGATGGCGGCGTTGCAGAGCGAAGGGGTAGATATTCCTAAAGCTGAGGGACAGACTATTGGCGAATGGACGGTAATGCGGAAGCTACGCGTGACCAGTCAGGGTACTTATACTTCCACCTATTACATTAACGGCACACCTTGCAATTTAAGCGAATTGCATGAACAATTAGCTAAATTCCGCATTTATCCCGAAGGCTATAACGTTGTATTACAGGGGGATGTTACAGGAATTATTTCCATGAATTCGCGAGAACGTCGCGAGATAATTGATGAGTTGGCAGGTGTCGGCGAGTTCGATCGCAAGATTTCTACAGCTAAAGACAAATTAGATGATGTCAAAACTCAAGAGGAAAGATTTCGGATTGTTGAACAGGAACTAGTTGCCAATAAAGAAAAACTAAAAGGCGATCGCGTTAAGGCTGAGAAGTATAAGGCGCTACGATCTGAATATGAACAGATGGAAGCATCGGAAGCGGTACTCAAACAAAGGGAAATCACCTATCAGCAGTCAATTCGCAATGTAGAACTGGTCAATAATAAGGAGCAATGTAGCAATTTAGCTAAGTCCTTAGCAGAAATCGCACAGGTAATTGAAACGGGAACAGTTCAGCTTAATGAACTTAGCGATCGCGTCCATACCCTTGGCGAAGAGGAATATCTCTCGGTTTCCAGCAATCTATCGGCACAACAGGCCGAATTGCGCGGTTTACAACGCCAACAACAGTCGCTAACTAGTTCCTATCAAAACAATCAAAATCACATTGTTAATACCCAAGAGGAAATTGATCGACTCCTAAGGGAAGCGGAAGAATTAGAGTCGCAAAAACAATTTAAAGAAGAAGCAGTAGCTACTGCGGAAAAGGCTCGCGATCAACAGGCTGCGATTGTTTCCCAATATCGGAAGGAAGTCCAAGCGATCGCCTCTGCTTCGTCAGAATGGGTGCGCCAACAAACACAACTCAGGCAGGATGTAGATAGCGCTCAAGCCGAACTTGATCCCCAAAAGCAAGAGCAAACTAGAATTCGTGAAGTACTCAATCAGCGATCGCTCCAATTAGAATCGCAG containing:
- a CDS encoding cupin domain-containing protein, whose protein sequence is MNQEEINHLLALTAMAAIAPDEIQSVEELASASPEIEQELRSLQNTAATLAYAETPLDVPAGLKQRLFNRIQQETEVLDFVALRSGELKWKSHPVKGLMMAVLKIDHQKREVSALIRADEDVEYPSHHHATGEEIFMLQGELIDRGVTYRSGDYLYSKAGSVHSPTAIAGCMFFVKTSLDDTFL
- a CDS encoding 2Fe-2S iron-sulfur cluster-binding protein, which produces MTQTFTATLHHQGQTFTVPVPEDQAILDAAIAAGVDLPCSCYAGVCTTCAAQIVKGQVDQSQGMGIGGMGEELDAKGYILLCVSYPKSDVEIYTDKEQEVYSIRFGSGSSS
- the nusB gene encoding transcription antitermination factor NusB, encoding MQPRHIARELALFSINQLPSQSQKLETKTLDDIVTAVVRSLHDETKELLQTASAELQRSQERISSSETRTGDIRQDIQAVEGMVREAINLTKNAINNIGSALEFPITLVLSQRAEVRNYTIDILKTVNTKRSQIDETISSALVNWQIDRLAQVDKDILRIATAEMMFLNVASKIAIDEAVELAKRYSSEDGYRFINGVLRRIDDQLKESRKAK